The Cyanobacteriota bacterium genome contains a region encoding:
- a CDS encoding tetratricopeptide repeat protein, with protein sequence MSMSPLIPANTRDHAPRLQKPSPWFAVLSGVVTTSFIFTYALGAVAYNAPASKHSSTLLLVQSLSAEDYFRQAFNKQQSGDNRGAIADYDQAIRLRPNYADAYYNRGLSKAAIGD encoded by the coding sequence ATGAGTATGTCACCATTGATACCAGCTAATACCCGTGATCACGCCCCACGATTGCAAAAACCATCACCATGGTTTGCTGTGCTTTCAGGTGTCGTCACAACTTCGTTCATTTTCACCTATGCACTGGGAGCTGTTGCCTATAATGCTCCTGCTTCCAAGCACAGCTCAACTCTGCTGCTAGTCCAGTCTCTCAGTGCTGAAGATTACTTCCGGCAAGCTTTTAACAAGCAACAGAGTGGTGATAACCGAGGGGCGATCGCTGACTATGACCAAGCCATTCGCCTGCGACCTAATTATGCCGATGCCTACTACAATCGGGGCCTTTCTAAGGCTGCCATTGGCGATG
- a CDS encoding RNA-binding protein hfq, whose translation MSVELDTALPSVRIIGGYIREKKDIEFQLTTNEKLTGQIRWQDPLYIGVADAAGKIVLVSRHAIAYLHEKA comes from the coding sequence ATGAGCGTAGAACTAGATACAGCCCTGCCAAGTGTTCGCATCATTGGCGGTTATATCCGTGAGAAAAAAGATATTGAGTTTCAGCTTACAACCAATGAAAAGCTGACGGGTCAAATTCGCTGGCAAGATCCTCTGTATATTGGCGTAGCAGATGCTGCTGGTAAGATTGTGCTCGTGTCTCGTCATGCGATCGCCTATCTGCACGAAAAGGCGTAG